Proteins from a single region of Weeksella virosa DSM 16922:
- a CDS encoding anthranilate synthase component II — MKILVLDNYDSFTYNLVHCIKKFTTTITVVRNDEITLEEVDAYDKILLSPGPGLPDEANLLKPIIQTYANRKSILGVCLGQQAIAEVFGGKLMHTQQVHHGIQSEISVCEKDLLFDHLPDKLLVGRYHSWVVSPTDFPECLQITALGPKGEIMAIRHKNLEVRGVQFHPESILTPKGEKMLQNWIEHTK; from the coding sequence ATGAAAATTTTAGTACTCGACAATTACGATTCTTTTACCTATAATTTGGTGCATTGTATCAAGAAATTTACCACTACTATTACTGTTGTTCGCAACGATGAGATTACCCTAGAAGAAGTAGACGCCTACGACAAAATCCTGCTTTCGCCAGGACCTGGTTTACCCGACGAAGCCAACCTTCTGAAACCCATTATTCAAACCTATGCAAACCGAAAATCTATTTTAGGTGTTTGTTTAGGACAGCAAGCAATTGCAGAAGTTTTTGGTGGGAAGTTGATGCATACCCAACAAGTACATCATGGGATACAATCGGAAATAAGCGTTTGCGAAAAGGATCTACTCTTCGATCATTTACCCGATAAACTTTTGGTAGGACGTTATCATTCTTGGGTTGTTTCACCGACCGATTTCCCTGAGTGCTTACAAATCACCGCACTTGGCCCGAAAGGTGAAATCATGGCTATTCGTCATAAAAACCTAGAGGTTCGTGGAGTTCAATTTCATCCCGAATCCATCCTGACGCCCAAAGGAGAAAAAATGTTACAGAACTGGATAGAACACACAAAATGA
- the trpD gene encoding anthranilate phosphoribosyltransferase — MKQLLNLLFDNYTLTEQEAYEVMIHISESKFSDIELSSFLTTFNMRNITLAEITGFRKALLDLCSRVDLPSTGIDLVGTGGDGKDTFNISTLASFVIAAAGEKVIKQGNYGASSVSGSSNMLAYFGYEFTQNSDRLQAEYESVGITFLHAPLFHPALKNVATLRKNLGVKTFFNIMGPLVNPVQPTHQCLGTFDMKTARLYHYVMQQTDTQYSISTALDGHDEVSLTSPAKIYSNLGEYLLHAKDFGLDNLHPTEIKGGKTIEENAKIFLAILENKGTRAQKQVVLANAALGLKTLHPNRSLEECVQRANESLESKRALQTFRQLLQTA, encoded by the coding sequence ATGAAACAATTACTCAATTTACTTTTCGACAATTATACCTTGACAGAACAAGAAGCCTACGAGGTAATGATTCATATTTCCGAATCGAAATTTTCTGATATCGAGCTGTCTTCATTTCTCACAACCTTCAATATGCGCAACATTACACTCGCAGAAATTACAGGTTTCCGCAAGGCATTGCTCGACCTTTGTAGCCGTGTTGATTTACCTTCTACAGGGATCGACTTGGTCGGGACTGGTGGCGACGGTAAAGACACGTTCAACATCTCGACTTTGGCAAGTTTTGTGATTGCTGCTGCAGGAGAAAAAGTTATCAAACAAGGTAATTATGGAGCTTCTTCGGTGAGTGGTTCTTCGAATATGTTGGCGTATTTCGGGTATGAATTCACGCAAAACTCAGACCGATTACAAGCAGAATACGAGTCGGTAGGGATTACTTTTTTGCATGCACCACTATTCCATCCTGCTCTGAAAAATGTTGCCACACTGCGCAAAAATTTAGGCGTAAAAACTTTTTTCAACATCATGGGACCTTTGGTCAATCCAGTTCAACCGACGCATCAATGTTTGGGTACTTTTGATATGAAAACAGCTCGACTTTATCATTATGTAATGCAACAAACCGACACACAATACAGCATTTCTACGGCACTTGATGGGCACGATGAAGTTTCACTTACTTCGCCCGCCAAAATTTACTCTAACTTGGGTGAGTATTTATTACACGCAAAAGATTTTGGATTAGATAACCTTCATCCTACCGAAATAAAAGGGGGAAAAACAATCGAAGAAAATGCAAAGATATTCTTAGCTATTTTAGAAAATAAAGGGACACGTGCTCAAAAGCAAGTCGTTTTGGCCAATGCTGCTCTAGGACTGAAAACCTTACACCCAAACCGATCACTCGAAGAATGCGTACAGAGAGCTAATGAAAGTTTAGAAAGTAAACGCGCCTTACAAACTTTTCGTCAACTCTTACAAACTGCTTAA
- the metG gene encoding methionine--tRNA ligase, translating to MSNTNRYTITAALPYANGPLHIGHMAGVYVPSDIFARYLRRKGKDVAFIGGSDEHGIPITIRAKNEGVTPQDIVDKYHENIKNTLESFGVTFDVYSRTTSAKHREVAQDFFKTLYQNSKFTEEVTEQYYDEEAKEFLADRYIRGECPKCGNPDAYGDQCEKCGSTLSPEELINPRSALSGNTPIKRETKNWYLPLDQYQDFLKDWILLGHKEDWKSNVYGQVKSWLDDGLKPRAMTRDLNWGIPVPIDGTEGKVMYVWFDAPIGYISFTQEWAEKNGKDWKDYWQNPETKLVHFIGKDNIVFHCIVFPSMLKAHGEYILPDNVPANEFLNLEDDKISTSRNWAVWAHEYLEDFPNQQDTLRFVLTSNMPENKDNNFTWKDFQTKNNSELVGILGNFINRVMVLTHKYYDGIIPTKTSSFDEVLQIKEYAKRIGEHIEHYEFRAALHEYMNLARLGNQFLQAQEPWKKANDPEAVKNIMYAANQIAVALAQLAEPFLPFSSTKMLDMMKVELKNWDDLIATDEWIESGHQLGETTLIFNKIEDESIQIQLDKLNHSKTKNSMTNPNAEPQKEMISFDDFQKMDLRVGTILEAKKVEKADKLFELKVDTGLDVRTIVSGIAEHFTLEEIVGKQATVLVNLAPRKIRGIESNGMLLFADKADGKLTFVHPEEKTPNGVQIG from the coding sequence ATGTCAAATACAAACAGATATACCATTACGGCGGCATTACCTTACGCCAATGGTCCTTTACACATCGGTCATATGGCTGGCGTTTATGTGCCTTCTGATATTTTTGCACGCTACCTTAGAAGAAAAGGGAAAGATGTTGCATTTATTGGCGGATCAGACGAACACGGAATACCGATTACGATTCGTGCCAAAAACGAAGGCGTTACCCCACAAGATATTGTCGATAAATACCACGAAAACATCAAAAACACCTTAGAAAGTTTTGGGGTTACTTTTGATGTTTATTCGCGTACAACTTCTGCTAAACACCGAGAAGTAGCGCAAGATTTTTTCAAGACATTGTACCAAAACAGCAAATTTACTGAAGAAGTTACCGAACAATATTATGACGAAGAAGCCAAAGAATTTTTGGCAGATCGCTACATACGTGGCGAATGTCCGAAATGCGGTAATCCGGATGCTTATGGTGATCAGTGCGAAAAGTGTGGTTCTACCTTGAGTCCAGAAGAATTAATCAATCCTCGTTCTGCTTTATCAGGAAATACACCAATCAAGAGAGAAACCAAAAACTGGTACCTTCCCTTGGATCAATACCAAGATTTTCTGAAAGATTGGATCTTGCTAGGACACAAAGAAGATTGGAAATCGAATGTGTACGGACAAGTGAAATCTTGGTTGGATGACGGACTGAAACCGCGTGCCATGACACGTGATCTGAATTGGGGAATCCCAGTACCAATCGATGGAACCGAAGGAAAAGTAATGTATGTTTGGTTCGACGCGCCGATTGGTTACATTTCGTTTACCCAAGAATGGGCCGAAAAAAACGGAAAAGATTGGAAAGATTATTGGCAAAACCCAGAAACCAAATTGGTGCATTTTATCGGGAAAGATAATATCGTTTTCCATTGTATCGTTTTCCCGTCTATGCTAAAAGCGCATGGCGAGTATATTTTGCCCGACAATGTGCCGGCCAACGAGTTCCTTAACTTAGAAGATGACAAGATATCAACTTCGAGAAATTGGGCTGTTTGGGCGCATGAATATTTAGAAGACTTCCCGAATCAGCAAGATACTTTGCGTTTTGTGCTTACATCGAATATGCCCGAAAACAAAGACAACAATTTTACTTGGAAAGATTTTCAGACCAAAAACAACTCAGAATTGGTGGGCATTTTAGGAAACTTCATCAACCGTGTTATGGTATTGACCCATAAATATTACGATGGAATAATTCCTACCAAAACTTCAAGCTTTGATGAGGTTCTTCAGATAAAAGAGTATGCAAAACGCATAGGAGAACACATCGAGCATTATGAATTCCGCGCGGCCTTGCACGAATATATGAATTTGGCGCGTTTAGGAAATCAGTTTCTACAAGCACAAGAACCATGGAAGAAAGCTAATGATCCCGAAGCTGTGAAAAACATCATGTATGCAGCCAACCAGATTGCAGTAGCTTTGGCTCAATTAGCAGAGCCTTTCTTGCCTTTTTCTTCGACCAAAATGTTGGATATGATGAAAGTCGAACTAAAAAACTGGGACGATTTAATTGCCACGGATGAATGGATAGAGAGTGGGCATCAATTAGGAGAAACCACACTGATATTCAACAAAATAGAAGACGAATCAATACAAATACAACTAGATAAATTAAATCATAGCAAAACAAAAAATAGCATGACAAACCCCAATGCCGAACCACAGAAAGAAATGATTTCTTTTGATGATTTTCAGAAAATGGATCTTCGTGTAGGAACTATTTTAGAAGCTAAAAAAGTAGAAAAAGCTGATAAGTTATTCGAACTAAAAGTTGATACTGGACTAGATGTTCGAACAATTGTATCTGGAATTGCAGAGCATTTTACGTTAGAAGAAATCGTTGGGAAACAAGCGACGGTTTTAGTTAATTTGGCACCTCGAAAAATTAGAGGAATCGAATCGAACGGAATGCTTTTATTTGCTGACAAAGCTGATGGTAAATTAACCTTTGTTCACCCAGAAGAGAAAACACCTAATGGTGTACAAATCGGATAA
- a CDS encoding anthranilate synthase component I family protein → MMKLNFKIHSIKTLGDLTTPVQLYLKLRDAYPNALLLEGADYHSKADAHSFICLRPLANFEVNQGEVIETFPKKTEKKYLLTKQDLVEKLEAFSAQFSIESSAHQNVQGLFGYLAWDALPFMEKLSRKRHNNPASIPEVKFSFYQNIVVFNHFHNEIEFIEFYNEETVSEMARIQEICLQRNFTHYPFQTEGEMQSNLEDEDFIQIVSRCKEACYRGDVFQIVPSRQFQQGFTGDEFNVYRSLRSINPSPYLFYFDYGNYKIFGSSPEAQIIIQNRIAQIHPIAGTVRRTGNLEKDSQLTDELIYDPKENEEHVMLVDLARNDLSKNAQNVEVERYKEVQYFSHVIHLVSKVTAELEEDASSLQVLADSFPAGTLSGAPKYKALQLLEEFENQNRGIYGGTLGFLGFNGDINMAIVIRSFISKNHTLYFQAGAGIVSKSIAENELQEVNHKLGALRRAIEQAKNIVS, encoded by the coding sequence ATGATGAAACTAAACTTTAAAATACACAGCATCAAAACCTTAGGAGACCTTACAACGCCGGTTCAACTTTACCTAAAATTGAGGGATGCTTACCCGAATGCTTTGTTGCTAGAGGGGGCCGATTATCACTCGAAAGCAGATGCTCACTCGTTTATTTGTCTCCGGCCATTGGCCAATTTCGAGGTGAACCAAGGAGAAGTAATAGAAACTTTCCCTAAAAAAACTGAAAAAAAATATTTACTTACCAAACAAGATTTGGTGGAAAAGTTAGAGGCTTTTTCTGCTCAATTTTCTATTGAATCGTCTGCGCATCAGAATGTGCAAGGGTTGTTTGGCTATTTGGCTTGGGATGCTTTACCGTTTATGGAAAAATTGAGTCGAAAACGACACAACAATCCTGCGAGTATCCCAGAAGTGAAATTTTCATTCTACCAAAACATTGTAGTTTTTAATCATTTTCATAATGAAATCGAGTTTATAGAGTTTTACAATGAAGAAACCGTGTCGGAAATGGCACGTATTCAGGAAATTTGTTTGCAGCGGAATTTTACGCATTATCCTTTTCAGACCGAAGGAGAAATGCAATCCAACCTAGAAGATGAAGATTTTATCCAAATTGTTAGTCGCTGTAAAGAAGCCTGTTATCGTGGAGATGTTTTTCAGATTGTGCCTTCTCGTCAGTTTCAGCAAGGATTTACGGGTGATGAATTCAATGTATATAGAAGTTTACGATCTATCAATCCGTCGCCATATTTATTTTATTTCGATTACGGAAATTATAAAATATTTGGTTCTTCACCCGAAGCACAAATAATTATCCAAAACCGAATAGCACAAATTCATCCGATTGCTGGGACCGTTCGTAGAACAGGCAATCTAGAGAAGGATTCTCAGTTAACTGATGAGCTAATTTACGACCCAAAAGAAAATGAAGAGCATGTAATGTTGGTAGATTTAGCAAGAAATGATCTAAGTAAAAATGCCCAAAATGTGGAGGTCGAAAGATATAAAGAAGTGCAATATTTCTCGCATGTGATTCATTTGGTTTCTAAAGTTACGGCAGAATTAGAAGAAGATGCTTCTTCTTTGCAAGTCCTTGCAGATTCTTTCCCGGCAGGTACTTTGTCGGGTGCGCCCAAATACAAAGCTTTGCAATTGTTAGAAGAATTCGAAAATCAGAATCGTGGAATTTATGGTGGGACTTTAGGCTTTTTAGGATTCAATGGCGACATCAATATGGCGATTGTCATTCGCAGTTTTATCAGTAAAAACCATACCTTATACTTTCAGGCAGGTGCAGGCATCGTATCGAAATCGATAGCGGAAAATGAATTACAAGAAGTTAATCATAAACTCGGGGCGTTACGTAGAGCCATCGAACAAGCAAAAAACATCGTATCATGA
- a CDS encoding phosphoribosylanthranilate isomerase, producing the protein MKRYQLKVCGNKHINNLMQLATLHVDYVGYIFYDQSPRRVENNLLFSIFPNANKVGVFVNNSLSNMVEKVQQYRLDVVQLHGDEPLELIAQLRKALPNTKIWRAISVGDVTDFEDLEKYQPLIDAFLFDTKTKLYGGSGKQFDWQLLQNYTLDTPFFLSGGLHPTDTQKLLEIQHPQLLGFDINSGFETAIGVKDIDAIATFQQKINQPKL; encoded by the coding sequence ATGAAACGATATCAGCTAAAAGTTTGTGGTAACAAACACATCAATAATCTAATGCAATTGGCAACATTACACGTGGATTATGTAGGGTATATTTTCTATGACCAATCGCCAAGAAGAGTAGAAAACAACTTACTATTTTCTATTTTCCCGAATGCCAACAAAGTCGGTGTATTTGTTAATAATTCGTTGAGTAACATGGTAGAAAAAGTGCAGCAATATCGTTTAGACGTGGTGCAACTGCATGGTGACGAACCTTTGGAACTAATTGCACAACTCAGAAAAGCGCTTCCGAATACGAAAATTTGGAGAGCAATTTCGGTAGGAGATGTTACTGATTTTGAGGACCTCGAAAAATATCAACCCCTAATTGATGCTTTTCTTTTCGATACCAAAACGAAACTATACGGCGGATCGGGAAAACAGTTTGATTGGCAATTGCTCCAAAATTATACCCTCGACACCCCTTTTTTTCTGAGTGGTGGACTTCATCCTACCGATACTCAAAAACTACTCGAGATTCAACACCCTCAACTGCTTGGTTTTGATATTAACAGTGGATTCGAAACTGCTATTGGCGTAAAAGATATCGATGCGATTGCAACTTTTCAGCAAAAAATTAATCAACCCAAACTTTAA
- the trpC gene encoding indole-3-glycerol phosphate synthase TrpC yields the protein MQTYLDQIIQLKKQEVEQAKIQQPIHLLQQQALYKRHKISAKKAIVDPDKTGIIAEFKRKSPSKGYIHKNALVESIIPQYEKAGASMISILTDRPFFGAQTDDFSQARELSTIPLLRKEFIIDAYQLHESKAMGADVILLIASCLGKKEIATFTQIAHDLDMEVLLEIHTEKQLETYSTDIDLVGINNRNLETFEVDLAHSRKLLTQLPAESIKIAESGLNSPETVLALKEERFHGFLIGEHFMKTDNPGKSFAQFNNEIKQTK from the coding sequence ATGCAAACCTATTTAGACCAAATAATTCAACTAAAAAAACAAGAAGTCGAACAAGCAAAAATTCAACAACCGATTCATCTTCTCCAACAACAAGCGTTGTACAAAAGACACAAGATTTCGGCTAAAAAAGCGATTGTCGATCCTGATAAAACTGGAATTATTGCCGAGTTCAAACGCAAATCTCCCTCAAAAGGTTATATCCATAAAAATGCCTTGGTAGAGAGTATAATTCCGCAATACGAAAAAGCAGGCGCTTCGATGATTTCTATCCTTACGGATCGTCCGTTTTTTGGTGCACAAACCGATGATTTTTCACAAGCAAGAGAACTGAGTACAATTCCATTATTACGAAAAGAATTTATTATAGATGCCTATCAGCTACACGAATCCAAGGCAATGGGAGCTGATGTTATCTTGTTGATTGCCTCTTGTTTGGGCAAAAAAGAAATTGCAACTTTCACTCAAATCGCTCATGATTTGGATATGGAGGTTTTACTAGAAATTCATACCGAGAAACAATTGGAAACGTATTCAACCGACATTGATTTGGTCGGAATCAATAATCGAAATCTTGAAACTTTCGAGGTAGATTTAGCACATTCTCGAAAGCTTTTGACTCAACTTCCTGCCGAGAGCATTAAGATTGCCGAAAGTGGACTCAATTCTCCCGAAACTGTTTTAGCCCTAAAGGAAGAAAGATTCCATGGTTTTTTGATAGGCGAACATTTTATGAAAACCGACAATCCGGGCAAAAGTTTTGCACAATTTAATAATGAAATAAAACAAACCAAATGA
- a CDS encoding enoyl-CoA hydratase/isomerase family protein, giving the protein MEYNNLLVEVTDGIALVTLNRPQALNALNKALLDELSHFITVAQEDKAIRVIILTGAGEKSFVAGADIKEFASFNGEQGERLAAEGQVNVFNKVENSCKPVIAAVNGFALGGGLELSMASHFRIASTNAKMGLPEVTLGLIPGYGGTQRLPKLIGKGRAMQAIMTAEMFSAERALEIGLVNEVVDLENLLPRCKEIAEKITKNSSVAIAKAIKAVNDSDKEYGFETEIKSFGYLFDQEDFKEGTTAFIEKRKPNFK; this is encoded by the coding sequence ATGGAATACAATAATTTATTGGTAGAAGTAACCGACGGGATTGCCTTGGTTACGCTCAACCGACCACAAGCACTCAATGCACTCAATAAAGCATTGTTAGACGAGTTGTCACATTTTATCACTGTGGCACAAGAAGATAAAGCAATCCGAGTAATTATCTTAACCGGGGCTGGCGAAAAATCTTTTGTGGCAGGTGCAGATATCAAAGAGTTTGCTTCTTTTAATGGAGAGCAAGGTGAACGTTTGGCAGCTGAAGGTCAAGTAAATGTTTTCAATAAAGTAGAAAATTCTTGCAAACCAGTGATCGCCGCTGTAAATGGTTTTGCTTTGGGAGGAGGGCTAGAGTTATCGATGGCCTCACATTTCAGAATTGCTTCTACGAATGCCAAAATGGGCTTGCCAGAGGTTACCTTAGGTTTGATTCCAGGATATGGTGGAACGCAACGTTTACCTAAACTTATCGGGAAAGGACGTGCGATGCAAGCGATTATGACAGCTGAAATGTTCTCGGCAGAACGTGCCTTAGAAATTGGGTTGGTAAATGAGGTTGTAGACTTAGAAAACCTACTGCCTCGCTGCAAAGAGATTGCAGAAAAAATTACTAAAAACTCTTCGGTAGCCATTGCAAAAGCCATCAAAGCTGTCAATGATTCGGATAAAGAATATGGTTTCGAAACTGAGATTAAGAGCTTTGGTTATCTTTTTGATCAAGAAGATTTTAAGGAAGGAACAACTGCTTTTATCGAAAAAAGAAAACCAAATTTCAAATAA
- a CDS encoding AEC family transporter encodes MSSIILLFLCLLIGVIIKKFPQFPYNTHVVLNQFVLFISLPSMALYYLPEVKLGWDLLFPAGVAWLAFAMAFGFFYGLGKWLGWSKALIGCLILTAGLGNTSFVGIPVIQAMYGDEGIKTLIIVDLPGTFVVLSTLGIITATIFSRGENNLGALVGKVFKFPAFIAFLIGITMAAFGWHFPVELKDVFGKLAVTVSPLALVSVGYQLNIDKRSKHWNFLILGLLYQLIFLPIVIFVLYVLIFKQSGLPIKVSIIEAAMAPMVTAAIIAGQYGLKPKLSNMMVGIGIPISFITLTIWYFFLEWYFA; translated from the coding sequence ATGTCGAGCATCATCCTCTTATTTTTATGTTTATTGATTGGCGTTATTATTAAAAAATTTCCTCAATTCCCATACAATACTCATGTGGTACTGAACCAGTTTGTTCTGTTTATTTCTTTGCCTTCGATGGCCTTGTATTATTTACCCGAAGTGAAATTGGGTTGGGATTTGCTCTTCCCGGCGGGTGTAGCTTGGTTGGCTTTTGCAATGGCTTTTGGTTTTTTTTATGGGTTAGGAAAATGGCTCGGATGGTCGAAAGCCTTGATTGGATGTCTGATTCTTACAGCAGGCTTAGGCAATACTTCCTTTGTCGGAATCCCTGTTATACAAGCAATGTATGGCGACGAAGGAATCAAAACTTTGATTATTGTCGATCTTCCAGGAACCTTTGTGGTGTTGAGTACTTTAGGTATTATTACGGCTACGATTTTTTCGCGTGGCGAAAATAATTTGGGTGCTTTGGTCGGAAAAGTTTTCAAATTTCCGGCGTTTATTGCCTTTCTAATCGGAATAACGATGGCTGCCTTCGGGTGGCATTTCCCTGTCGAACTGAAAGACGTTTTCGGGAAGTTAGCAGTTACAGTTTCGCCTTTGGCTCTCGTTTCGGTTGGTTATCAACTAAATATTGATAAACGAAGTAAACACTGGAATTTTTTGATTTTGGGTCTCCTCTATCAATTGATATTCTTACCAATCGTTATTTTTGTGCTCTATGTTTTGATTTTCAAACAATCGGGTTTACCGATCAAAGTGTCGATAATCGAAGCGGCCATGGCGCCGATGGTCACTGCTGCAATTATTGCCGGACAATATGGGCTGAAACCTAAATTATCGAATATGATGGTCGGAATCGGTATTCCGATTTCCTTTATAACGCTCACAATTTGGTACTTTTTCTTAGAATGGTATTTCGCCTAA
- a CDS encoding enoyl-CoA hydratase/isomerase family protein, whose protein sequence is MEQYVNYHIENQIAHVEFYQEKSNSFPTEQLERMIEVLEELGNNDQVKVITLRSKGNRVFSAGASFDELLTIEDFETGKKFFSGFSRVILAMRACPKFIVGAITGKVVGGGVGLVSACDYAIADESAFLRLSELSIGIGPFVIEPAITRKIGLNAFAEMTLNPVEWKDPFWAKEKGFFSEVMETEAQCIDRVEEFSEQLSKYSLEAMRNLKQVFWKDTEDWPEVMQERAAMSGKLVLSDFTKTTLNKFKTKA, encoded by the coding sequence ATGGAACAATACGTTAACTATCACATTGAGAATCAAATAGCTCATGTCGAATTTTATCAAGAAAAAAGTAATTCATTTCCGACCGAACAACTCGAACGCATGATCGAAGTGCTAGAAGAATTGGGAAACAATGACCAGGTGAAGGTGATTACACTTCGTAGTAAAGGAAACCGAGTTTTCTCTGCTGGTGCTTCTTTCGATGAATTATTAACGATTGAAGATTTCGAAACAGGTAAAAAATTTTTTTCGGGTTTCTCTCGCGTTATTTTAGCGATGAGAGCTTGTCCTAAATTCATTGTCGGGGCAATCACCGGAAAAGTAGTCGGAGGAGGAGTAGGATTGGTTTCTGCTTGTGACTATGCCATTGCAGACGAATCGGCTTTTTTACGCCTTAGCGAACTATCGATTGGTATTGGTCCTTTTGTGATAGAACCTGCGATTACCAGAAAAATTGGGCTGAATGCTTTTGCAGAAATGACCTTGAACCCAGTAGAATGGAAGGATCCTTTTTGGGCAAAAGAGAAAGGATTCTTTTCTGAGGTGATGGAGACAGAAGCACAATGCATAGATAGGGTAGAGGAGTTTTCTGAACAATTATCAAAATACAGCCTCGAAGCCATGAGAAACCTAAAACAAGTCTTCTGGAAAGATACCGAAGATTGGCCCGAAGTCATGCAAGAAAGAGCTGCAATGAGCGGTAAATTAGTCTTGTCTGACTTTACAAAAACAACTCTTAATAAGTTTAAAACTAAAGCATAA
- the der gene encoding ribosome biogenesis GTPase Der, whose product MSNIVAIVGRPNVGKSTFFNRLVQKRQAIVDDVSGVTRDRHYGKSDWNGVEFTVIDTGGYVVGSEDTFEEEIRKQVELAVDEANVILFMVDNQVGLTDMDKEVSHLLRKAKKKTFLVVNKVDTNKNLDDSYEFYTLGFDKIFTIAAISGSGTGDLLDEVVDSFETKEFEDKFEGLPRIAIVGRPNAGKSTLINALLGEERNIVTDVAGTTRDSIETLYNKFGHKFVLVDTAGMRKKGKVAEDLEFYSVMRAIRTIEECDVCVLVVDGSRGLEAQDLNILYLAERNRKGVVILVNKWDLVEKQTNTMRDFEKMIKTKIAPFTDVPILFISALNKQRIHKAIEVFMQVNENRNRRIKTSKLNELMLPLIEITPPPAYKGKYIKIKYVTQLPTRTPQFAFFANLPQYIREPYKRFIENQLRKSFDFSGVPIEIYFRKK is encoded by the coding sequence ATGTCGAATATTGTTGCTATAGTAGGAAGACCCAATGTAGGGAAATCTACCTTTTTTAATCGGTTGGTACAAAAACGCCAAGCCATTGTTGATGATGTATCAGGCGTAACACGCGATCGCCATTATGGCAAATCGGATTGGAACGGAGTAGAGTTTACCGTAATCGATACCGGAGGTTATGTTGTGGGATCAGAAGACACCTTCGAAGAAGAAATCCGTAAACAGGTAGAGTTGGCCGTAGACGAAGCCAATGTTATCCTTTTTATGGTCGATAATCAAGTTGGGTTAACCGATATGGATAAAGAGGTTTCTCACCTTTTGCGCAAGGCTAAAAAGAAAACGTTTTTAGTCGTTAATAAAGTCGACACGAATAAAAATTTAGACGACTCTTATGAGTTTTATACTTTAGGATTCGATAAAATATTTACCATTGCTGCTATTAGCGGGAGTGGGACAGGAGATTTACTCGATGAGGTAGTAGACTCTTTCGAGACCAAAGAATTTGAGGATAAATTCGAAGGTTTACCACGTATTGCAATTGTAGGTCGTCCAAATGCTGGGAAATCGACTTTGATCAATGCTCTCTTGGGTGAAGAAAGAAATATCGTAACCGACGTTGCTGGGACTACTCGAGATTCTATCGAAACGCTCTACAATAAATTCGGGCATAAGTTTGTATTGGTTGATACGGCTGGGATGCGAAAAAAAGGAAAAGTTGCCGAAGACTTAGAGTTTTATTCGGTTATGCGAGCGATTCGTACGATAGAAGAATGCGATGTTTGTGTATTAGTTGTCGATGGGTCGAGAGGCTTAGAAGCACAAGATCTTAACATTCTCTATTTGGCAGAACGCAACCGGAAAGGTGTGGTGATTTTGGTGAATAAGTGGGACTTAGTTGAGAAGCAAACCAATACAATGCGTGATTTCGAGAAGATGATTAAAACCAAAATAGCTCCTTTTACGGATGTCCCAATTTTGTTTATTTCTGCACTCAACAAGCAACGTATTCATAAAGCAATCGAAGTGTTTATGCAGGTTAATGAGAACCGTAATCGACGAATCAAAACAAGTAAACTAAACGAGTTGATGTTGCCATTGATCGAGATTACACCCCCACCAGCTTACAAGGGGAAATATATCAAAATAAAATATGTTACGCAATTGCCAACGCGAACACCTCAGTTTGCTTTTTTCGCCAATTTACCACAATATATACGCGAACCATACAAGCGATTTATAGAAAATCAGCTGCGTAAATCGTTTGATTTTTCGGGTGTACCGATTGAGATTTATTTCAGGAAAAAATAG